The Triticum aestivum cultivar Chinese Spring chromosome 6D, IWGSC CS RefSeq v2.1, whole genome shotgun sequence genomic sequence ATTCCattgaagaagaagagaggccgaTGGCCTGGTACAAGTGTTAAcctgaaccaaaagaaccaaaAAGAAGGGCACAAGAAAAATACATCAGGAGCTGAGCTTTGCTCAAAGCTTCCACTACGACCAGCAGCACACTAGTCCAGCTCAACCTGGGTCCAAGGGAATGGGACAACCTGCAAGTTTCCAGGCTACTACCTCATCTCTGATCCTTACGATCAAAGCCGGCATCGGGAGTTCCTTTAGGTGGAAAATTCTTCTATTTTGCTCAAGCCAGATTTCCTAACAGTTTAGGGTCGTCAAACCCCTTGCACCTTTACAGCTTGCCATCTCTGTTCTGTCACCTAAATCATGAGATAGAGACCTCAATGTTCCCGACTTCCGGGGAGAACGATGGCAGACTAGCCGTGTTGGAGAAGGTTTCCCAAATCCGCTTTGACCATTTGCATTCAGAGAGCAAATGCAAGGTAGTCTCAAGGCATCACATGCATAGAGGGCAAAAATAGTTATTTTCCCAGCCTCTTAACAGTCGCATGTCCGCAGTAAGGATCTTTCATTCCATAGCCATCCAGAGGAAGATCTTGCATTTGGCAGGCGTCCAAACTATCCAAACAGAGTTGTATAGCTTGGATCTAGTAATTCTCAAGCTGGAAGTGGTATGCCAAACTTGCAGAATAAACCCTATCAGCCGTAAGCTTCCAAATAATTTGATCATTCACCGCTGGAGCTAGGGTGATGTGCTGAAGAAGATTTGCAAAAATAAGCAGCTCTTCCGTCATGTCATCCGTCCAGACGCGTTCCAGATTGTGAACCCAATTATCAAGTTTCAGCGCATCAGCCACCATTCTGCTCttacgagcaagagcaagagcagaatCAATGAAAAGGGCAGGGGCTACACTTGTCGTCACCAATCCGTTTAGCCATGAATCCTTCGAAAACAGGGTTGTTTTACCATTTGTCAGTGGTCACCCTTGATGTTGTTGCAAACATGGCGAAGTCATCGTCATCACATGGGTCCAGCAGACCCAGGGTAGGCAAATGCGAGGGTGTCCATCTTAGCCACAACCTACGTAGATGGAGAGCTCCACTTAATGTGTTCATATCCTGAAGGCCAAGACCACCTAGGAGTTTCGGACGGCAGACCACATCCCATCGAACTCTACAATTTCCTCCATTGCATTTATTCTCACCACACCAGAACCAAGCTCTTGTGCGCTGGTCGAACCACATGGGTGGCCGATGTGTGGTCAGTAGGTAAACCGGTAGAGACCTTATCACTGCCTCTGCTTCTGGCCTCCCCTGCAAATTAATCAATCTAAAATGTCAGCGCTCTACGCCCCAAATTTATTAACAGTTGTATGTTGTATTGAATGCCCTGCCTCAAAGAACAATTAAGCATTTTTTTCAGTACGCACTGAGCATCTGCAAACCATCTCGGTGTTCTCCTGCATTGATTTGGTCCTCTCGATGTTCAGCTGCTCATCCATACCTAACCAAAGATTTGGTCCCACGAATACAAGTTGTAGAAATCGCATGCATCACCAAGAAAGATGTAAATACAGGATAATATGTTTATTCATCAATTTACTAATATTTATCAGGCGATCCATCGGGTGCCCATGCGCATGAACTTGTACCCATTCCTTACCCACGGCTAATCGGGTTACCATGGATAAGACCCATGGGCGAATTTAgcgacccataccctacccattcgggtcgggtgcccATGCCCATGGGCACCTGGACCATGGGTCAGATTGCCGGGTTGAGGCACCATGCAACTTAGCCCATCcatttctcaaaaagaaaaaatcaACTTAACCCATCCGTATCTGCCCTCCAATCCTAATCGAACGGCCGACCGTGAATCTAAGCAAAATCACCTCAGTACTTGGCCATTTCTCTCATTTCTCAGCGAGCTGGCCGAGTCGTTTCTCTCCCGTGCCCGCCGCAGAGGAGAAGGACGGCCGCCGCAGCGGAGAAGCTCCGGTCCCTTCCCCCCGGCCTCCCCCCCGTGTCCATGGATCCAGCCCCCGACGACGAGAACCCCCTCGCCGCCCTCTCTCTCCGCGGCTCCGACCTGCCCGCGCACTTCGCTGCCGGCCACGAGATCGACGAGGACGATGGATATGCGACGGCCGCGTCCAGGGGCGGGAGCAGCGCGGCCGCCGCGTGGACGAAGGGGCACGATGAAGaggaagggggcgccggccctccCAGCCCCAGCAGCAGCGGCTACGCCGGCGAACGGGGCAGCAGCTTCGCCTCCAGCACGGGCGCCGGCGGCATCGAGGAGCCCGACGCCGCTCCACCCCTCTGCCCCGGCGCCGAGGACTGGGCGCAGGGCAAGAAGCACGCTGACGAGGTGTTCCTCAGCTTAAATCATTCTATGATTGATCTCCTTACACTACACGCAGTCACGCACCATTGTGATTCACCTACACATGGAGTCTTGTTTGTCTCTTGAGCTACATCAATCGTCTAATTATGAATTATTTACCCCTCAATTCATTCTTCATTGGTAATTTGGATGCCCAGCGATGACACTAGTTAAGTAGCTTCATTGGTAATTATGTACCTTTAGTGATGATGCGTATCCATGCTCATCCGTAATTTCGTAAATGTATTTACTCATCTAAAAACTACCAAACTCGTAAATGTTTTACCCTAGTTGCTACTGCTGGAGTTGTACCCTGAGTGTGTTCCTTTACTCGATGTTCCAGGATGATGGTTCAGCTTCATGGAGGAAGAGgaaaaagcatttcttcatcttGAGCAATTCCGGCAAGCCAATATACTCTAGGTAAGGTAAGATCACTTATGCAAAAATGATTCATGATAGAGTTTACCAGGAACTCAAAACGATAACATGCCATTTCCCTCATCTTATTTGACTTCCTAGGTATGGAGATGAGCACAAGTTAGCTGGGTTTTCTGCTACATTGCAGGCGATTGTTTCTTTTGTTGAGAACAGGTATGCAATGATTAGATTTGACTGCCTTAACCTTTTCCTGTGGGGTGTCGGCTGTGCTGATTTGTTCCTCTTGGTGATATTCTTTTGTTTTTATCCAGCGCTGACCATATCAAATTTGTGAGAGCTGGAAAACATCAGGTCAAGTGGCCTTCCTTGTCCAAAATTTACTCTGTTCATTTAATATTAGTTCAGAAGGACAATGCATGCGTTCTTCGATCGAGGCCTGAACAATCAGACACCACTTAAGATGGACATTTCACTTGCAAACCCTTTTATGTACTAACTGTATTATACTACTAAATTGATTGTACACTCTCCTTCCTTACAGATAGTTTTCCTTGTCAAAGGTCCTATATATTTAGTTTGTATAAGCTGCACCGAAGAGTCATTTGAAGGATTGAGGGGACAACTAGAGCTCATGTATGGTCAGGTGCTTCCACTGCTGCATTCATCTTAACACATCTGAATTTCTTCTATTTTTATTATGATTGTTGTACAGCCATGTGTTTCCATACCTATCCTGATTTCTCTGTCTGAAATCACAAACTTGCAGATGTTGCTTATTTTGACAAAGTCGGTCAACAGGTGCTTTGAGAAGAATCCCAAATTCGATATGGCACCACTTTTAGGTGGCACAGATGCGGTTTTCCGATCTCTTATACATGCGTTCAGCTGGTCAGCTTGTTTCCTTTTCCTTTCCACTTATCTCATCTTAATTCATTTTGGACTTTAGTGCTTAAAATTGATATCTTACTGAACCATTACACAGGAATCCTGCTACATTTCTTCATGCATACACATGCCTTCCCCTCGCCCAAGCAACAAGACAGGCTGCTAGTGCAGCTTTGCAGGACATTGCTGATTCAGGAGTTCTATTTGGACTGTTGATGTGTGATCACAAGGTTTGTCCAATTTCCTGCCATGACTTTCATTTTGATACTAACCCCATTTGACGTATTCATCTTACTGTGCTGAGGCTATGCTTATTTGGtaagatgtactccctctgttccataatataagagaGTTTTTTAccctagtgtagtgtaaaaaacgctcttatattatgggacggagggagtaacacttTTCTTATTATAGTTACTTCTGAACACTCTTTAGGTGCCACTCGAACTTTCTACAGCTTTATATAACATGAGCATAAAACTTATTTTATCGTCAGTCAGTTACGTCTTGTACCATATCCAAAATGATATTCCACATTTCTGAGAACTTCCGTAGAAAGCTTGCCATTTGTGTTCTTTGGTATCCCCATATTAGAATCTTCGATCTCTCCAGTAGAGTTGATGGCTTTTCTCCAGTAGTATACGGCTTTTGAGCTTGTAGCTTGACAAAGGGTGCCAGTACCATTATAGATTGCTCCTTCTAGTGCTATTATTTGTTATTGTGTGCTTCTGGCATCCGATCAGAAGGCACCAAACTTTATTGCTACTGTTTGGAGACATTTAACGTAAATCATTTATTTTCCTTAGTCCTATGTGTCCGTTTTTGTGAGAGCTACATTCATTTTTAATTTCAGGTTTGTCCAATTTCCTGTCAGAACTTCCATTGTGCTACTTAGTTCACTTGACTCTTTAATCATACTGTGCTCATCCGGCTTATGTGCTAAAATGCCACTTGACATTTCTAAAGGTTCATACAACAGTATCATTAATCTTAATTTATCGCCAGTTAATCAGTTACGTCTTTCACCGTATCCAAGCTGATATACCACATTTCTGAGAAATTCTGTACAAAGCCTGCCACTTTTGTTCTTTGGTATCAGATGTTTTCAATTTCTCCAGCAGAGTCAATGACGTCCGTGCTCTGTAGCTTGGCAAACGGTACCAGTACCAATTTAGATTGCTCCTTGCTCATGCTAATGGTAGTTATTATGTAATTCTAGCCAATTGCATCTGCGATCCCATCACGAGACACAGAACTTTGCCATGCCAAATATTGCACTTATGATTGCAACTTTGCTAGTCTATGGAGATGGATAACGTAAATCATTTATTTTCCTTAGTCCTCTGCATTCATATTTCTGAGAGCTACATCTTGGTTAATTTTCAGGTTATTAGTCTTGTGGGAGCACAAAAGGCAACTTTGCATCCTGATGATATATTACTACTTGCAAATTTCATATTATCCTCCGAATCTTTTAGGTAATCTTCACATACTATCTCAAATGAAAAACCTTGACCTGCAACCATCTTACAAGTTTGGTCTGTTTAATGCAGGACTTCGGAGTCTTTTTCACCCATATGCTTGCCAAGATACAGTCCTATGGCCTACCTATACGCTTATGTTCATTTTTTTGATGTGAGTAAAACAGGTGCATCTGAATATGCATGTTCACGTCAGTGTGCCGGCAATATCTTCGTTATGAGAATCATGATGCATGTCTTACGACACAGATGGAAACTTGTAGAAGTTTATATGCAGTGCCGatcatattttatttttagtttaggtttgagaaagtcattttattatATTAACTAATCTCTTCTCCATGGCAGGAAAATACTTACTTGACTCTTCTTACTCCGAGATCAGATGCCTTTTTTGATTTGAAAGATTCAAGGTGAGCTGCACAATAAAATGTCGAATACTCGGTTAAAATATTCACAAGATACTGAGTGCACGCTGCCTAACATGTACTATGGAACTGAGGCAACTATTCTTTTCTGAACAATGTCTAGGGCCCGTATTCAGGATGTTATATTGAAATCGAATGTCCTTCTTGAAGTACAAAGGTCTTTACATGAAAATGTACTGCGTGTTGAAGATGTCCCTATTGATCTTTCTTCTCAATCTACATCAGCTCCTGCACAGTCTTCTCAAGGCCTAAATTCTCAACCGTTGTCTTCTGATGAGGTAATTGGTGGACCAGCTGGACTGTGGCATTTTATATACAGAAGTGTTTATCTTGACCAGTATGTATCGTCTGAGTTCCCCTTGCCCATAAGAAATCCAAAGCAACAGAAGAGGTATTGAATATTGATGACAGTACTACTACATTATTTACTTCCGTATTACTGAACCGTCTTTTGAGAGAAAACCTGGTGTGTGCAGATTGTACAAGGCTTATCAAAAGGTTTATGCTtccatgcatgataaagcaactggTCCACACAGAACTCAATTCAGAAAAGATGAGGATTATGGTGAGTTGCCCAGGCACACTCCACATCTTACTTCGTGTGTTTGGAATTTTTTGACAGATCTGATTGTTTCAGTTAGTTGATTCCTCCAAGTTAAAAATTGAGATGGCAAATTCTGACTTCAGATTTTTAAGCATGGCAAATTGAACATTTTTATGGTAAACTATGTTGTCACGAGGATGGCAAATTTAGCTAGCATGGCAATTCCTGGAAAAAAACTGAAGATGCAAGGATTCGCCATGCTTGTTAAAGGAAATTGTCATCCTCGCGACAACATAATTTGCCATCTTGGGCGTTCATTTTGCCATGCTAAAAATCTGACGTTTGATTTCTAACGAAATCCTTATATGATGTGTAGGTAGCAACTATAGAAATATGCAATTCGTTCTTAGTGTATTTTTCTGCTCCGATAGCCAATTAGCCACTACTAAGATGCCCGTTGGGATCTAGATATCATCACATCAAATCATTTATCTGGAAACAAAGGTATGTATAAATTGAATTTGCAGAATAATAAAGACAGATTTGATCAAGCTCCACTCATGTCCATAACTCTATGTCAGTGTCTGGGAGCATAGTTGAActagaaactactccctccgttcccaaatatttgtctttctagagatttcaacaagtgactacatacggagtaaaatgagtgaatctacactctaaaatatgtctacatacatccgcatattgtgtccatttgaaatgcctagaaagacaaatatttaggaacggagggagtatataagatTTTAGTTCGACTATTGTTGTACCTGGAGCCAGTTATAGGGACGAAAGTCGTGGCCATTTAATGACATGTTCTACCTTCGAGAGATATGAAACTATTACCTTTATATTCTAGTTGCTATGTGATTCTAATACCCACACAGATCTATTCACATAACACAGTTGTGCGATCTGAACTTCTGCAAGCATAGCGCTGTGAAAAAAAAAAAACTTCTGCAGTCTTAGCTATTTAAGCAAACACTActctgaaaccagcaggggcatgCAGTATGCAGGGAAATAATAGCTTGTGGGAGTACATCTTTACTTTAAGATCGGTTTTGAACGTTTGCAAACACAGCCAAAGGTGCAGTATGCTGTTCTATTTTACGTTGAATTGAAACCACTTAATGCAAAGACCTAGAACCGTCAGAGGATCAGTAGAATAATCCATTCTGTTCACATAGGCGCATGCCTGTAGCTGTAGGGAGCATAACTGGTAGCTGTTACGAGCCGGCAGATATCTCATTGCTTGCTGCAGTTGTGGTTCTGTGGCATTGATGTCCCAGGAATACCTGCACTGTCGAAGTTACTAGCTCAAGCATGCTGTTTCCTGTTTGCCTAAGCGTTTCAAGTTATTTTGTTACACAACCAATTTCCCTTTTGTTGCAGTTATGTTTAGCTGGATAACCCAGGATTTTGAGCTGTATGCAGCCTTCAGTCCACTGGCTGACAAGGTTGGCATCTATCTGCCTACATACAGTTCAGCGATGCGATCAATGCATCATTTATAGTAATACTGTCCTGATGTATGTAATCTTACTTTGGGTACACACATTTTGCTTGCAGACCCAAGCGATCAAGGTATGCAACAGAGTATGCCAGTGGATCATGGATCTACAAGACAGAGTGTTCATACACGGAGAAAGCACCATTGCCTGGTGATATTTTGTCTTGTATGTAAACTCGTGTACTTTTGTTTTTGCTTCTTTCGTCGAAAATTTTCATGATTCATGTGCTTAACATGCTGACACAGGCAATACCATCACTGTTGGGGAGATGTATGAGGTTTGTCTCTCTCTCTTTAACACCATTACAAATGTAAATGTGGCCCTTTCTTTATTGAGTGAATTCCGGTTTTTACCCTTTATTTTGACATTTTTGACACTAATTACCCCATTTAGCGAGATTTCATCCATTTTACCCCATTTAGCAAAAGTGTTACCACAATTTACCTTGTTTAAAATTTTCTGAGCATTCTGACCGGTGGGTCATAATTGTCAGGTCTAGCGCTGGCATGCCACGTCGTTGGTTTTTCCTGCTTATTTTTCTCACTGCTGAACCGGGCCGCGCAGGACACATCTTCTCCCAACCGGCTCGACACGATGAAGATCACTCACATCACATCAAACGCACAACGCCCGAGTCAGCCGCGCGCCACGCTCGCCTCCAGTCACTTCTAGCTTGAGTTTCCTGCCCCCAATCGATTGCATCGCCTGTCTAGGCTTCCGACCGAACGCACTCGTCAGGCTCGCTTGAACCTAGGGTTAGGAATTGTCAGACAGCGGCAGCGATGGGTGTTGAGGGGCCGGCGATTTCTTACCTCCACGAGCAGGGCCGTATGGGCCGTGACATGAAGGTAGGAAATGACCCCGTGGATTCCTATGGCTCCATCAAGCTCGCCGAAAGCGGGCTGGGCACGTGCATGTACGTGACCCGCTGCACtcagttcttcttcttactttggCGAGGGACCTCATTATTGGTTTTGAAACGCTAGCTAGATCGATTCACCAGGACCAAACCTGCAAGCTAGCTAGACAAGGAAGCTAGCACAGGTGGATTGATGAACAGTGCCACATGCACATGCACGCGTACGTGAACCTGGGCTTTGCACTAGCGCTACATCCGATCGGTCGAAGAACAACTGCTTAGACtttccacagtgggagtaacatagatagtaacatcacacatatctagattaaatagatgatgtggcatgcaataaaTAAAGAGAGagatgaaagtgataacatagttAGTTACTACtaatatgagtaacatcacacatatcaaggcaagatgtgtctatagcctaataaataaagtgcttcatgttaccacacatatgttactccccactatagaggtagtaacatagactagtaacatgtataTAGCACCTAACCCTAGCCAAACGAAGCCTATAGGTATCCTATGTGAGGACTGCCTCCTGCCCTAGTCGGACGTGGACATCGTGGTTTATTCCAATAATCATCAGGCTGTGCTCAGTTGATGGCGTGTCTGTGATGACGGTGCGATCATGTCGGGCCTGGCCTGTCGGGAGAAGCTAGGAGGACCGGTTCAATAGGGAGAAAAATAGACAGAAAAAAATCGTCCATGTGCCATGCCAGCTAGACCTGATAATTGGGACCAGCCAGTCAGAACGGATACAAAATTTTAAACAGGGTAAATTATGGGAAATTTTTGCTAAATGGGGTAAAACGGATGAAATCTGGCTAAATAGGGTAATTAGTGACACAAATGTCAAGATAGGGGGTAAAAACTGAAATTCACTTCTTTATTCATGATCATTGTTCAGGACAAGTTAAGGCCAATAATTGGTTTTTATTTGTATCTTGTCGATGCTGCGATCCATCGGGCGCCATTCCTTATTTCTGTAACTTTCTAATTCCCCGGTTTGGCGATAGTACATGATTGATGCCTGAGATAAGTCTGAAAATACACTAGTTTCAAGTAGCTTCGACGAGTAGAAAATGTTGGCGAGGGAGAGAAGAGGTGCTACCATGGCCCCCCAACCCATCGAGAGCCTGAAGGCGCCGATATGACAGGCTTGGGGACCGGCTGCACCTGCTGCGGTTTGCGCCACCGCGCCTGCCCTGCCACCAGCAGGTTCTCCAGCAGACGCCACACCTCCATCACTGCCTGCAGTAGCTGCCCCTGCTATGTACTccgtccgtcccataatgtaagacgtttttgcgaGCCAACAGAGCTTggaaaaacgtcttatattgtgggacagagAAAGTATTGTATTGTACTTAACATTGTCTGGAATTAGGCGTACTTGAGGAATTACTTCTCTGTGTTGGTCTGTGCATACTTGTCAAAGTACACATCATagttggaggataaggcaagggtTATTTTATCCAACATGGTTGGCAGCATGATCTACGGATTGGTCCTCCGTCACCATAAGCGATCTATAATCTCTTTATGATTACTACTTTTCgcattttttatgtttttttcttttgcgaACCTGTTGCGGCTGTGTGCATCTTACTTATGCAGAGATCCGGTGTAATGCTCGAATCTATTGAGTAATAAGGCGCTCGTTATCGGAAAAGCCTCATGAAACCTTGCTGATTAGTTAAGCTAGTAAAATTATGCGAAATAATAATGTAGGCATGCATGAGTGTCCAATCTTAATCGCAGCTTGTTAATGTATATCCTTTACATAGCACAACAGGTCTGTCCCTGTGCAATACTTGTACGTACGTACGAGCCGGCCTAAACTATGCCCAGTTGCAGTTTTGGAGATGCATCTTTAATTAGACAGGTTCAAAGCACAACACAGAAGTTGATTCCAGCACCCAACGCGGATCGTGCACGCTAGAAACGTCTTGGGAGTTGGGAGGCATCTTGACGCGCAGAGGCAGGTGGTGCCATCACGCGCTTCAAAGCTCTACTGTTAACTCGAGTAGCAACATTTTTTGTTCAATAAAAAAAGGAGTGTCAATTTTTTGTGTGAAGGGCAGCAGTATACGTGTAAGTAGCATCATTTTCGGTGAAGCACCTGCTGCGGGTCTTGGAAAGCATgtgctccctccgtttctaaatataaatctttttaggaattttaatatgaactatatatgaagtaaaatga encodes the following:
- the LOC123145941 gene encoding vacuolar fusion protein MON1 homolog isoform X1 codes for the protein MDPAPDDENPLAALSLRGSDLPAHFAAGHEIDEDDGYATAASRGGSSAAAAWTKGHDEEEGGAGPPSPSSSGYAGERGSSFASSTGAGGIEEPDAAPPLCPGAEDWAQGKKHADEDDGSASWRKRKKHFFILSNSGKPIYSRYGDEHKLAGFSATLQAIVSFVENSADHIKFVRAGKHQIVFLVKGPIYLVCISCTEESFEGLRGQLELMYGQMLLILTKSVNRCFEKNPKFDMAPLLGGTDAVFRSLIHAFSWNPATFLHAYTCLPLAQATRQAASAALQDIADSGVLFGLLMCDHKVISLVGAQKATLHPDDILLLANFILSSESFRTSESFSPICLPRYSPMAYLYAYVHFFDENTYLTLLTPRSDAFFDLKDSRARIQDVILKSNVLLEVQRSLHENVLRVEDVPIDLSSQSTSAPAQSSQGLNSQPLSSDEVIGGPAGLWHFIYRSVYLDQYVSSEFPLPIRNPKQQKRLYKAYQKVYASMHDKATGPHRTQFRKDEDYVMFSWITQDFELYAAFSPLADKTQAIKVCNRVCQWIMDLQDRVFIHGESTIAWQYHHCWGDV
- the LOC123145941 gene encoding vacuolar fusion protein MON1 homolog isoform X2; the encoded protein is MDPAPDDENPLAALSLRGSDLPAHFAAGHEIDEDDGYATAASRGGSSAAAAWTKGHDEEEGGAGPPSPSSSGYAGERGSSFASSTGAGGIEEPDAAPPLCPGAEDWAQGKKHADEDDGSASWRKRKKHFFILSNSGKPIYSRYGDEHKLAGFSATLQAIVSFVENSADHIKFVRAGKHQIVFLVKGPIYLVCISCTEESFEGLRGQLELMYGQMLLILTKSVNRCFEKNPKFDMAPLLGGTDAVFRSLIHAFSWNPATFLHAYTCLPLAQATRQAASAALQDIADSGVLFGLLMCDHKVISLVGAQKATLHPDDILLLANFILSSESFRTSESFSPICLPRYSPMAYLYAYVHFFDENTYLTLLTPRSDAFFDLKDSRARIQDVILKSNVLLEVQRSLHENVLRVEDVPIDLSSQSTSAPAQSSQGLNSQPLSSDEVIGGPAGLWHFIYRSVYLDQYVSSEFPLPIRNPKQQKRLYKAYQKVYASMHDKATGPHRTQFRKDEDYVMFSWITQDFELYAAFSPLADKTQAIKVCNRVCQWIMDLQDRVFIHGESTIAW